In Acidaminococcus fermentans DSM 20731, one genomic interval encodes:
- a CDS encoding Zn-dependent hydrolase yields MGKVMDILETIGHFGKNPDGSYTRRLYSPEFFQALEAAEGLLRQAGLTTSRDAAGNLRAVLPGTDPEAKHILLGSHLDTVPSGGLYDGAYGVAAAIGCVRRLREEGRKLRHTVEVYAFNGEEASPLGGTFGSRTLAGLTDPDQPLLRETLEGFSHSVEEILACRRDFSDAACYLETHIEQGGRLEKEGIQLGIVSGISNIVRYLVTAEGQSNHGGTTPMEDRQDAMVAMAKLIVFADAACRKIGHSLVFTAGKIQCSPNAANVVPGKVTCTFEMRNVDRQYTDELIREIRAATELIPDARFTVQQLIHKDSALCDPKLMEAFEKAADSLGATWQVMPSGAGHDADSIAHRIPVGMLFIPSHLGISHSGKEYTPPEDVERGGEVLYRTLLGLDD; encoded by the coding sequence ATGGGAAAAGTTATGGATATCCTGGAAACCATCGGCCATTTTGGCAAAAATCCGGACGGGTCTTATACCCGCCGGCTGTACAGTCCGGAATTCTTCCAGGCCCTGGAGGCGGCGGAAGGGCTGCTCCGGCAGGCGGGTCTCACCACCAGCCGGGACGCGGCGGGGAATCTTCGGGCCGTGCTGCCCGGGACGGATCCGGAGGCAAAGCACATCCTCCTGGGGTCCCATCTGGACACGGTGCCCTCCGGGGGTCTTTATGACGGGGCCTACGGGGTGGCGGCGGCCATCGGCTGCGTCCGGCGGCTCCGGGAAGAAGGACGGAAGCTGCGGCACACGGTGGAGGTGTACGCCTTCAACGGGGAAGAAGCCAGCCCCCTGGGAGGGACCTTCGGCAGTCGGACTCTGGCCGGGCTTACAGATCCGGACCAGCCCCTGCTCCGGGAAACCCTGGAGGGATTCAGCCATTCGGTGGAAGAAATCCTGGCCTGCCGCCGGGACTTTTCCGATGCGGCCTGCTACCTGGAAACCCACATCGAACAGGGGGGACGGCTGGAGAAGGAAGGGATCCAGCTGGGCATCGTCAGCGGCATCTCCAACATCGTCCGGTACCTGGTGACGGCGGAAGGCCAGAGCAACCACGGGGGCACCACCCCCATGGAGGACCGGCAGGATGCCATGGTGGCCATGGCCAAACTCATCGTCTTTGCCGACGCAGCCTGCCGGAAGATCGGCCACAGCCTGGTGTTCACCGCCGGGAAGATCCAGTGCAGCCCCAATGCGGCCAATGTGGTCCCCGGGAAGGTGACCTGCACCTTTGAAATGCGCAATGTGGACCGGCAGTACACTGACGAACTGATCCGGGAGATCCGGGCGGCCACGGAGCTGATCCCGGATGCCCGGTTCACGGTGCAGCAGCTGATCCACAAGGACAGCGCTCTGTGCGATCCCAAACTGATGGAAGCCTTTGAAAAGGCGGCGGACAGCCTGGGAGCCACCTGGCAGGTGATGCCCAGCGGCGCCGGCCACGATGCGGATTCCATCGCCCACCGGATCCCGGTGGGGATGCTGTTCATCCCCAGCCATCTGGGCATCAGCCACAGCGGCAAAGAATACACGCCTCCGGAAGACGTGGAACGGGGCGGAGAAGTGCTGTACCGGACCCTGTTGGGACTGGACGATTGA
- a CDS encoding PolC-type DNA polymerase III, translating into MSASCYKIVPNRHVFLDFMITLDLSPEQRHCVETFPIRYVEVDEARNTWKIFYDAAATALEQQELAAAAKKLAAACSVAQVAFVNVHADQVAAPCLEDEEVPLPPEPEEPPEEEQAQDDFFQSEEYLRALEAVEASRGGGKLTDGVVFGRKITKKARTMAEVVEEENNVVVEGTVVGFEVRELRTGAVMLTIKLSDDTEGLFAKIRFGERNEGNDPKKNQKECADLQAKIPEGSLVKIQGNITVDKYANSELVMVGVKGIMKEPVELREDRAEVKRVELHCHTKMSKMDGLTPIKELVDTAVRWGHKALALTDHGVVQAFPFAYDEAKDLAKKNGWELKLIYGVEGYLCHSREDKKNYHIILLAKNVEGLRNLYRLVSLSHLQYFGGKPKRPRMTKGLLDQYRDGLIIGSACAAGEVYRAILAGLPDEEVKEIASYYDYLEIQPTGNNNYLIRDPRFPDIHSVEDLQAINKKILALGDELGKLTVATCDVHFLNPEDALARKILQAGMGYPDEEQPPLYLRTTEEMLEEFSYLGDRAYEVVVENANKISDQVEHFKPVPDRDQLYSPTIPGAKEKVESLSYARAHEWYGPKLPKIVEDRLKQELSSIIGNGFSVLYYIAHLLVKKSNDDGYMVGSRGSVGSSFVATMLNITEVNPLVPHYRCPHCYHTEFFTDGSVGSGFDLPEKDCPECGTPMIRDGHNIPFAVFLGFHGDKVPDIDLNFSGEYQPRAHKYTEELFGRDNVFRAGTLGTIKDKTAYGYIKKYYETRGEPKRTAFIEGLIPKLAGVKRTTGQHPGGIVVIPRDLDVHYITPVSYPADDPSCGTITTHYDFHSIDERIVKLDILGHDDPTVIKMLDRMLGEDYCRNIPIGDPDTMELFLSTKSLGVTPEQIGTDVATYGVPECGTRFVRQMISDVKPKNFSDLLRISGYSHGTDVWLNNAQDLIRSGTPTEDTISTRDDIMNWLINKGMEPSMAFGIMEWSRKGKAHKKGFEPDQLEAFEKAHIPDFYIKACTTLQYLFPKAHAVAYVLSAYRIAYCKVHHPKEFYAAYFTVRAPHFDYTLVHKGLDYMKRFIQNVNAQGTKASVNDKDTATYMELCVEMLERGFVFDEVDLYKSDAHKFLVTEKGLLPPLGAIGGIGGVAAEGIVEARKKGPFISQEDLRNRAKISTSNVEILDELGVLEGMPKTDQIELF; encoded by the coding sequence ATGAGCGCAAGTTGCTATAAGATCGTACCCAACAGGCATGTGTTCCTGGACTTTATGATCACCCTGGATCTGAGCCCGGAACAGCGGCACTGTGTGGAAACCTTTCCCATCCGGTATGTGGAAGTGGATGAGGCCAGGAACACCTGGAAGATTTTTTACGATGCGGCGGCGACGGCTCTGGAACAGCAGGAACTGGCAGCGGCAGCGAAAAAGCTGGCCGCTGCCTGTTCTGTTGCCCAGGTGGCTTTCGTGAATGTCCACGCAGACCAGGTGGCGGCGCCCTGTCTGGAGGATGAAGAAGTCCCCCTGCCCCCGGAACCGGAAGAACCCCCGGAAGAAGAACAGGCACAGGATGATTTCTTCCAGAGTGAGGAATATCTCCGGGCCCTGGAGGCGGTGGAAGCCAGCCGGGGCGGGGGAAAACTGACCGACGGGGTGGTCTTCGGCCGGAAGATCACCAAAAAGGCCCGGACCATGGCGGAAGTGGTGGAAGAAGAGAACAATGTGGTGGTGGAAGGCACCGTGGTGGGGTTCGAAGTGCGGGAACTGCGGACCGGCGCCGTGATGCTCACCATCAAGCTCTCCGACGACACCGAAGGGCTCTTTGCCAAGATCCGCTTCGGCGAACGGAACGAAGGCAACGACCCCAAGAAGAACCAGAAGGAGTGTGCGGACCTCCAGGCCAAGATCCCGGAAGGATCCCTGGTGAAGATCCAGGGAAACATCACCGTGGACAAATACGCCAACTCCGAACTGGTGATGGTGGGGGTCAAGGGCATCATGAAGGAACCGGTGGAACTCCGGGAAGACAGGGCGGAAGTCAAGCGGGTGGAGCTACACTGCCACACCAAGATGAGCAAGATGGACGGCCTCACCCCCATCAAGGAACTGGTGGATACGGCGGTGCGCTGGGGCCACAAGGCCCTGGCCCTGACGGATCACGGGGTGGTACAGGCCTTCCCCTTTGCCTATGATGAAGCCAAGGACCTGGCCAAAAAGAACGGCTGGGAACTGAAGCTGATCTACGGGGTGGAAGGATACCTGTGCCACAGCCGGGAGGACAAGAAGAACTACCACATCATCCTGCTGGCCAAAAACGTGGAAGGGCTCCGGAACCTGTACCGGCTGGTGTCCCTGTCCCACCTCCAGTATTTCGGGGGCAAACCCAAGCGGCCCCGGATGACCAAGGGCCTCCTGGACCAGTACCGGGACGGGCTGATCATCGGATCCGCCTGTGCCGCGGGGGAAGTGTACCGGGCCATCCTGGCCGGGCTCCCCGATGAGGAAGTGAAGGAGATCGCCTCCTACTACGACTATCTGGAGATCCAGCCCACGGGCAACAACAACTACCTGATCCGGGATCCCCGGTTCCCGGACATCCATTCGGTGGAAGACCTCCAGGCCATCAACAAAAAGATCCTGGCCCTGGGGGACGAACTGGGAAAACTCACCGTGGCCACCTGCGACGTCCACTTCCTGAATCCGGAAGACGCCCTGGCCCGGAAGATCCTCCAGGCCGGGATGGGCTATCCTGATGAGGAACAGCCGCCCCTGTACCTGCGGACCACCGAAGAGATGCTGGAGGAATTTTCCTACCTGGGGGACCGGGCCTATGAAGTGGTGGTGGAAAACGCCAACAAAATCAGCGACCAGGTGGAGCATTTCAAGCCGGTGCCCGACCGGGACCAGCTGTATTCGCCCACCATCCCCGGGGCCAAGGAAAAGGTGGAATCCCTGAGCTACGCCAGAGCCCACGAATGGTACGGCCCCAAGCTGCCGAAGATCGTGGAGGACCGGCTGAAGCAGGAACTCTCCTCCATTATCGGCAACGGGTTCTCGGTGCTGTACTACATCGCCCATCTGCTGGTGAAGAAATCCAACGACGACGGGTACATGGTGGGGTCCCGGGGGTCCGTAGGGTCCTCCTTTGTGGCCACCATGCTGAACATCACGGAAGTGAATCCTCTGGTGCCCCATTACCGGTGCCCTCACTGCTACCATACGGAATTCTTCACCGATGGCTCCGTAGGGTCCGGCTTCGACCTGCCGGAAAAGGACTGCCCGGAATGCGGCACTCCCATGATCCGGGACGGGCACAATATCCCGTTCGCCGTATTCCTGGGGTTCCACGGGGACAAGGTGCCGGATATCGACCTGAACTTCTCCGGGGAATACCAGCCCCGGGCCCACAAATACACGGAAGAACTGTTCGGCCGGGACAATGTGTTCCGGGCCGGTACCCTGGGCACCATCAAGGACAAGACGGCCTACGGGTACATCAAGAAGTACTATGAGACCCGGGGAGAACCCAAGCGGACGGCCTTCATCGAAGGGCTGATCCCCAAACTGGCCGGGGTGAAACGGACCACCGGCCAGCACCCCGGGGGCATCGTGGTCATTCCCCGGGATCTGGATGTCCACTACATCACCCCCGTATCCTATCCGGCGGATGATCCCAGCTGCGGCACCATCACCACCCATTACGATTTCCACTCCATTGACGAACGGATCGTCAAGCTGGATATCCTGGGCCACGATGATCCCACGGTGATCAAGATGCTGGACCGGATGCTGGGAGAGGACTACTGCCGGAACATCCCCATCGGGGATCCGGACACCATGGAACTGTTCCTGTCCACCAAATCCCTGGGGGTGACCCCGGAGCAGATCGGGACGGATGTGGCCACCTACGGGGTGCCGGAATGCGGCACCCGGTTCGTCCGGCAGATGATTTCGGACGTAAAGCCCAAGAACTTTTCCGACCTGCTGCGCATTTCCGGGTATTCCCACGGCACCGACGTGTGGCTGAACAACGCCCAGGACCTGATCCGCAGCGGGACTCCCACGGAAGACACCATCTCCACCCGGGACGACATCATGAACTGGCTGATCAACAAGGGCATGGAGCCCAGTATGGCTTTCGGGATCATGGAATGGAGCCGGAAAGGGAAGGCCCACAAGAAAGGGTTCGAACCGGACCAGCTGGAAGCCTTTGAAAAGGCCCACATCCCGGATTTCTACATCAAGGCCTGCACCACTCTCCAGTACCTGTTCCCCAAGGCCCATGCCGTGGCCTACGTGCTCAGTGCCTACCGGATCGCCTACTGCAAGGTGCACCATCCCAAGGAGTTCTACGCCGCCTACTTTACGGTGCGGGCGCCCCACTTCGATTACACCCTGGTCCACAAGGGCCTGGATTACATGAAGCGGTTCATCCAGAACGTGAACGCCCAGGGCACCAAGGCATCGGTGAACGACAAGGATACGGCCACCTACATGGAACTGTGCGTGGAGATGCTGGAACGGGGCTTCGTCTTCGATGAGGTGGACCTGTACAAGTCCGACGCCCACAAGTTCCTGGTGACGGAAAAAGGGCTTTTGCCGCCGCTGGGTGCCATCGGGGGCATCGGGGGCGTGGCCGCGGAAGGGATCGTGGAGGCCCGGAAGAAGGGCCCCTTCATTTCCCAGGAAGACCTGCGGAACCGGGCCAAGATCAGCACCAGCAACGTGGAGATCCTGGACGAACTGGGAGTCCTGGAAGGGATGCCCAAAACGGACCAGATCGAGCTGTTTTAA
- a CDS encoding MgtC/SapB family protein: MENEMLAQMTLRILLAAFLGGLIGLERSSGDRPAGLRTHVLVATGSALLMVVSIYGIDGHPQYRDPSRIASQVVSGIGFLGAGTILHEGLTVKGLTTAASLWIVSAIGLTVGCGMLAVGIFTTVITLVTLIMIRGLEKKVLPTGKATRCKLHVVLDKNPDSMMDVMDFLQERNIKTRILGIHNDPQRNVIEVDLAVKIGKYYNANTIISGLESTKTVQHVALVDE; this comes from the coding sequence ATGGAAAACGAAATGCTGGCCCAGATGACTTTGCGGATCCTTCTGGCCGCCTTCCTGGGCGGTCTCATCGGTCTGGAACGGAGCAGCGGGGACCGGCCGGCCGGGCTGCGGACCCACGTGCTGGTGGCTACCGGCTCGGCCCTTCTGATGGTGGTTTCCATCTACGGCATCGACGGACACCCCCAGTACCGGGATCCTTCCCGGATCGCCTCCCAGGTGGTCAGCGGCATCGGCTTTCTGGGGGCCGGCACCATCCTCCACGAGGGACTGACGGTGAAGGGGCTTACCACCGCCGCCAGCCTGTGGATCGTGTCGGCCATCGGGCTCACGGTGGGCTGCGGCATGCTGGCCGTGGGGATCTTCACCACGGTGATTACCCTGGTGACCCTGATCATGATCCGGGGGCTGGAAAAGAAGGTGCTGCCCACGGGCAAAGCCACCCGGTGCAAGCTCCATGTGGTGCTGGACAAGAATCCGGACAGCATGATGGACGTGATGGATTTCCTCCAGGAACGGAACATCAAGACCCGGATCCTGGGAATCCACAACGACCCCCAGCGGAATGTGATCGAGGTGGACCTGGCGGTGAAAATCGGCAAGTACTACAACGCCAATACCATCATCAGCGGCCTGGAAAGCACCAAAACGGTGCAGCACGTGGCCCTGGTGGATGAGTGA
- a CDS encoding proline--tRNA ligase, translated as MRVSQLYAPTLREVPAEAVIESHKLMLRAGYIRKVAGGLYSYLPLAWRSLRKIEEIIREEMVPTGAQEIMMPIVQPSEIWQESGRWPAYGAEMFKLKDRHGRDFCLGPTHEELVTTLVRDDLRSYRQLPVTLYQIQSKFRDEKRPRFGLMRSREFIMKDAYSFDKDAEGLDKSYQDEYDAYSRIFTRCGLDYRPVEADSGAIGGKGSHEFMALADSGEAGIVYCDTCEYAADVEKAECAAIEAPAEEPKELEKKATPDCSTIEAVCQYLGSPIEKSVKAVAFVTDEGKLVLCFVRGDKEVNDTKVVNAVGCNEVDMAPDDLIREAGTVPGFMGPIGLNKDKAIILIDHTVMHMHNVCCGANEKDVHYVNAEPSRDFVYTQVADISTAVAGDKCPHCDGHLKEARGIEVGQVFKLNTKYSEALHATYLDVDGKEHPLVMGCYGIGVGRTLAAAIEQHHDKDGIIMPRNIAPYQVMVLAMNVKDEESWQKAVEIHDALNQAGIDTLLDDRDERAGVKFKDADLIGCPLRIVIGPKTMKRNAMETKLRCNGEMADVSFEGDWIQAIRDILDKAL; from the coding sequence ATGCGCGTTTCCCAATTGTATGCTCCCACTCTCAGAGAGGTTCCGGCAGAAGCCGTCATCGAAAGCCACAAGCTGATGCTCCGGGCCGGATACATCCGGAAGGTGGCCGGCGGCCTGTACAGCTATCTGCCCCTGGCCTGGCGGAGCCTGCGGAAAATCGAGGAAATCATCCGGGAGGAAATGGTCCCCACCGGAGCCCAGGAAATCATGATGCCCATTGTGCAGCCCTCTGAAATCTGGCAGGAAAGCGGCCGGTGGCCGGCATACGGGGCGGAAATGTTCAAGCTGAAGGACCGGCACGGCCGGGATTTCTGCCTGGGGCCCACCCATGAAGAACTGGTGACCACCCTGGTCCGGGATGACCTGCGCTCCTACCGGCAGCTGCCGGTGACCCTGTACCAGATCCAAAGCAAGTTCCGGGATGAAAAGCGCCCCCGTTTCGGGCTCATGCGCAGCCGGGAATTCATCATGAAGGACGCTTATTCCTTCGACAAGGATGCGGAAGGCCTGGACAAATCCTACCAGGATGAATACGATGCCTACAGCCGGATCTTCACCCGGTGCGGCCTGGATTACCGGCCGGTGGAAGCGGACAGCGGCGCCATCGGCGGCAAGGGCAGCCATGAATTCATGGCCCTGGCGGACAGCGGGGAAGCGGGCATTGTGTACTGCGATACCTGTGAATACGCCGCCGACGTGGAAAAGGCCGAATGTGCCGCCATCGAAGCTCCGGCTGAAGAACCGAAAGAACTGGAAAAGAAAGCCACTCCGGACTGCAGCACCATCGAAGCGGTGTGCCAGTACCTGGGATCTCCCATTGAAAAGAGCGTAAAGGCCGTGGCCTTTGTCACCGACGAAGGGAAACTGGTGCTGTGCTTTGTCCGGGGGGACAAGGAAGTGAACGACACCAAGGTGGTGAACGCCGTGGGCTGCAACGAAGTGGACATGGCTCCCGACGACCTGATCCGGGAAGCTGGCACGGTGCCTGGGTTCATGGGCCCCATCGGCCTGAACAAGGACAAGGCCATCATCCTCATCGACCATACGGTGATGCACATGCACAATGTGTGCTGCGGCGCCAACGAAAAAGACGTCCACTATGTGAACGCGGAACCCTCCCGGGATTTCGTGTACACCCAGGTGGCGGACATCAGCACCGCCGTGGCCGGGGACAAATGCCCCCACTGTGACGGGCACCTGAAGGAAGCCCGGGGCATCGAAGTGGGCCAGGTGTTCAAGCTGAACACCAAGTACAGTGAAGCCCTCCATGCCACTTATCTGGATGTGGACGGGAAGGAACATCCCCTGGTGATGGGCTGCTATGGCATCGGCGTGGGCCGGACCCTGGCTGCGGCCATCGAACAGCACCACGACAAGGACGGGATCATCATGCCCAGGAACATCGCCCCCTACCAGGTGATGGTGCTGGCCATGAACGTGAAGGACGAGGAAAGCTGGCAGAAGGCGGTGGAAATCCACGACGCCCTGAACCAGGCCGGCATCGATACCCTGCTGGATGACCGGGACGAACGGGCCGGGGTGAAGTTCAAGGATGCGGACCTGATCGGCTGCCCCCTGCGGATCGTCATCGGGCCCAAGACCATGAAGCGGAACGCCATGGAAACCAAGCTCCGGTGCAATGGGGAAATGGCCGACGTTTCCTTTGAAGGCGACTGGATCCAGGCCATCCGGGACATCCTAGACAAGGCGCTGTAA